Below is a genomic region from Neovison vison isolate M4711 chromosome 9, ASM_NN_V1, whole genome shotgun sequence.
TATAAGCACACCCAGGCATGTTCAACAACTCCAGTTATGCTCCAACAAAAATATACTCTGAAACAGCCACAAACACACTCCTGggttatgttttatgttttcagttttgACAACCGTATTTTCCAGATTACTTTATTGTTCTTGCAGAAGAAGAAGGGTGTGTGTTCTTCTAAGAATTCCCCTTAACATGACCACATTAACCTCAGTGAGACTATTTTCTCAGTGATAATATCTACTCTTTCCTGAATGTGGTCGTGGGGAGTAGTACTCAAAAGGAAGCAGCAGTGTGCACTTCCCACCTTGAACTATTTCATAATCCCCTGGACAAGTCAATGTTCCATCAGCAAATACTCATTTCCTGCAGAAGCAACTGCTGTGGTTCGTGTTGCATGGTCATCCCAGCTGTATCAGCCCTGTGTTTCTGAGACCATTAAGAACTGCCCTCCAGGCCAACCTATTTCTTGGCATACCCTTAGCCCCGAATTGCTTATTACAGAACTGGGAATTTGGACTTGTCCCTCTCTATTAAAATAAGTACCACTTTCAaccaaattattttaatgtttccttcATGACAGTCATAACCTAGTAGGAAATAACTTTTAGAGTGACATCAAGTGACAAAGTGATGGagtgtattttacatatttgctTGAATGATAGTGCTTAAATATGGAAATTTCCAGCATGTCTCTAACAGTCTTATTTATGATAAGAGTTTATAGAGGAAACATGAAAAATGAGAACTggattttgtaaaaacaaaaatgcaccAGGCACGATTCGTTAATAAATAGAACATACTAAAGAACGGCCAGGATGTTTGTGGATATGTGTTAATCAGATTTCCTTGGGAATCAGTAACTAGACTTTAACCTTTGTAAAGAAACCCACTTCGAGTGGAGGCGAAGGGGTCTGAATAAGGAGGCTTCTGAGTTGAGTGGAATTTAAGTTGCATTCAGTAGAAGAGGGAAAGGTGAGCAAAGACCTTGTTCAGTTAAAACTGCCCAAACATCTTTAAGAGAGCTAGCATGTAAAACATGAGGTAGTTTCCATTCCAAAAACTCAGGTGAAGAATTGCATCTTTTTCTGATCTCTCTGGGGCCCCATCTCTTAGTTCTAATTGAGTTTGATGGGATAAGAATTGAGTTGACTTTCCATGCCATGGACTCCTGAGCTGATTTGGTGGAAGCATGCACCTGGAGGTATGTGATTTAGCACACTATTATTCCCTCTGCACTAAACTCCATGAGGTCAGCAGTCCTGTAAACCTCGTGCACCACTGAACCATCAGCCCCTAGCATAATGCCAGGGACATCGCAGCATTTAGTACTCGTTAACTGAACAAGTCCTGGGTCCAGCTGGGCACAGAcccccatgggagattttcctccCCAGGCAGAGGTTACCATTTCATGCTAGTTGTTTTCTGCATCCGCCGTTTCTTCTGGACTCCATGGTTTACCATCCAGCAAGGCTTTTCGGAGTCGTCTCCAGAAGATGTGCCGGCCCAGCACACTGTCTTCCCACTCCAGGTAAGTGTTCCTGCTGAGAAGGCGATACAGCTCCACCTGCTGCCGCAGCAGGGACTTCTCCACCTTCTGCAGGACAATGAAGATGATGCCGGCACGACTGCTAAGAAACTGCCAGGTCTGGGCAATCTCATACTCAAAGATGCACCACCGGCTCTGGATGAAGTGTCGGGACACCACAACGATAACCTTCCGGCTTTTGTGGAACCCTTCCTGGATGATATTGGCGGCGATGGCCACACCAGGGATAAAGTCTCTGTAGTGAAGGCAGAGCTGAAAGGGAGGCACCCCCTCCTCCAAGTTCTTTACCAGTTCATTCCTCACCCAGTCTTCATCCTGGCTTGAGTAGATAACGAAGGCATCATAGGTGCTTTCGCCTCTGCTGTACTTTTTGCAACCAGCAAGAAGCATCAGGTGGAAATAGAACTTATACACCAAAACTGCTACCAAAGAAACCATGAGTACGGTGAACACCGACACAGTTATGATAGTCTTGCTCCTCTGACAGGTGGCATTCCTAAAACTCAGCAGGGGCATGTCCTGCATGTCTAAAGGTTTGGTACACACCATTTCTTCCACTTTCACCAAGAGCTTCCTGTGGTCCTTGACCCACTGTAGGAAATTCTGATGTTCACAAACACAAGCAAAGTCATTCCGAGTAAGATTTAAGGAAACTAGATTACTTGGGAAATGCTGTCGTACTTGCTCCGTGGAGGCCACTATTCGATTAAAACTGCAATCCAGAAtttggagagaggggagaggctcATAAGGGAGTGTATCCAATGACAAGAGGTTGTTGTGACTCATATTTATCAACTGAAGTTTAGGAAGCGAGCCAAATGCTGTCTGGGACACCCCTTCCAGCTGACACTTAGAGAGGTCTAGAATGGTCAAGTTAGTCAggtctttgaaaatatttggaagaaagtTGTTCTGAAAAGAATTGCCAGCCATTTTCAAGACTTGGAGGCTGACCAAGCCATCAAAAATGCCTTTGAAGACAACTTGGGTGTGAGTATAAGAAATATCAAGGTAACGGAGGTTTCTGAGGGATAGGAATACTGAAAAGTCACTGCTCTGTTTCAAGGTGGAATGCTGGAAATCTAGATATTCTAGCTGTTCTAAGCCCAAGAAGTTAGAACTCATGGTAATAATATCATTGAAGCTCAGATCTAAATGCTTCAGTCTGGTTGTCCCCAAGTCAGTGTAAGAACAGCAACCCTTGAAACTCAGGTCATTTCTACTGAGATCTAGAAACTCAAGACTTTCCAGCTTCATCTCAGTAAAAGTGCTCACGCCTTTGTTGGCAGTGAAAACAAACTCCTTGAGAGAGTCCAGCTCCCATTTGGGAAATTCTTCAAATTCACAGTTAACCATTTCCAGCCGTTGCCATCTGAGATTTTTAGGAAGGTATCGTGGTCTCTTTAAAAACAGATGCACCAGAGAAATTGTAGAAACATTTGCCAAACAATTAGATAAGTCAGTGATATCCTCTGAGAACTCATCAAAGAATGCTATCCGGAATTTTTCAATGGTCACATTGCACAGTCCCTCCAGGAGATATTTGTCAAAGCTTTCCAagttcctttcatttttaaattctcccAGAACCAAGTGATGGATCTTTAAACCAGCCAGACCTTGAATACAagttttcattacatctgtactATCAAAATTACTTCTCAAAGTCAGTTCATGGAGTTTAATTTCATTAAAGGCACCTGGTTGGATAAAGGATAAAGGGTTCAGGGACAAGTCTAAAGAAAGGTTGAGTAGAGGCATTTGATGTAGAACCTGCAAGTCACTATGATAAATAACTTTGATCTCGTTATTGGAAAGATCCAAGTACTCCAGGTTGGTCATGTTAGAAAAATATTCAGGTAACTTGAAGGAGCGGATAAGATTGTGAGCCACGTTAAGCACCTTCAAGTTTTTGAGATATTCAATGGAAAGGTCCTCTAGAGACTGTAGGTTTGTCTCCACGGCCACCAGAGTCTGTAAACTTGAGAGTCCAGAAAAGACTTCTGTGGAGAACTTCTGGATAGGGTTTCCTGTCAATATCAAGATGGAGAGGTGGTTTAGGCCCTGATAGGTATCATTTTCGATGGTCTCAATTTCACACCTATAGGAAAAAGAGATACAAGTTATATAATATTTCTGCTGAATTAAAAGTCAAAAAGAAATAACCATACCGATCTTCTAGCTCTTCACAGAGATGTGACATGACATATGAATATTCATTGACAGAGACATGAAGCAGGACAGATGATGACATGAGCAAATAAGCCTCACGGATTCAGTATTACCGTACTAGACACAATGACAAACTCTTTTTGTCATACAAGGCACACATGCTAAGAAGAGACAGGACATCCCTCAGAAAGAAATCAGTTAAAGATCAATAATTGGGGCACACAAAGACTGTATGGCTCGTAGAGTATGTAACTGCCTTGGGTTAACTTCAGCCATTTCCTGCCACATGTAATTGTGATTATCCCTCAGATTGGTACAGATGATGAAGATAGCCATTAGCTTTTAGGCATGAAAAATGACTGATAAATGTCCATTTCAAGGATGTAAAAAAATTACACACAAGGGCACAAATACCCTCAAGGTTTATGCAAAGCTCTCCATATATGTTAGCTATATATTTGTATGTAGTTATAGGTAAATGTTAGCAACAGTCGGTAGAAGTGAGTTCACTGGAAGAAAAGGAATGTGTACTCCGAAAACTTAGGTTAAAGAAATGGACCTAGACAAGGGAGATCAAAGCAGACCTCTCTGAGAGCACATCAGTTAAAatctgaaggatgagtaggaattaccaagaaaagaaagtgagCTGAAGAGCAGATACAAAAGCCCTGAAGTAGGTGACAGCCATGATGCATGGAGGAACCATGAGAAACTTCTGTGTCTGGTGTACAGAGTGGGGTGGAGGGTGTGTGAGATGAGGTTGTGAAGAAAGAAGGATACAAAGAAGAGGCTTACTGACTGGAAGAGCATTGTGAATTTTGCCCCAGGAGAAATGGCAGCTATGCTCTATACAATATTCATGGAAGTGTTGTAGAGACAAGGCTCTTACCCAGCCAAGAAATGGCAAGCCTCTTGCTAGCACTATAGATACATGCCAGTTAGCATTTGCAAATGAGTTATTTCCTAGTCCAACTTGATTTACATTTACAATTTCTCTACTTGTCCTATCCCCTCCATGAGGGTCAGGGGTAATAAAAAGCCTTTTGACCCAAGCTTTTATTGACGGGCAGCTTGATAGAGGGTGGTGGGTGTCACAGGTAGAACATTGGAAAAGGGGGCAAGACATCTCAGTTCTGGTGTCTCTGTGATCTTCTCATACCTCTGTGGATCTCAGTTATCCCCTTTCTAAATGAGGGAGCTAAACTTGATTATTTCTCATGTTGCTTTCCAGTCTAGAATTGTATAACCTGTAATCTTAGGTATTAGGCAGGACTGGAGGagtcttgctgtgtctctgtctcatcAAAGGGAGCTCATCACTTTGGAGGAGTAGAGCATGAAGATGAAGAGAACATTTAACTTTGGAAGCAGGAGATGCAAATATGGATCTCTGCTGCCAACATACTTCAAAAAATGTAGAGCGTGAATGTagataaattaccaaaactctctgagcctcagtttcttcatctaaaaaagaaaacaaatatgtcAATAGGTTTCCATAGGAATGAAAGGCTGTCTAGGGGACTAGCTGAGTTACTATATGTGAACATTGTGAAGGAATACAAAAAGGCAAGGGATATCTTTGGTACTATGTTTGTTCCTGTCTGAAGCCAGGATATCCTCCTGGCTAACCAGAAGGGGACCTGTCCTCTCTCCAGGCACATCGTTAAGGCCTCTGAGGGAAGTTCCTTGTGTAGGTGTGGATCAAAGATGAATTATAAGGGATATTGTTTGATGAGAAACTACTTCTTGTTTTAAAAAGGGTGAGGAATGATTTATGTATCTTAACTATAGTCCTTGACAAAGTTCTTActcagaaaactgaaatttaGAAACTAATGAAGtgctataataatatttttattcttataaacTCTGTAAGGTTCTTAATACATATACATGCTAATATTCATTATCACATTTATCCCTGTGGGGTAAGTTTCACCCTTTCTGCTTCACAGATATGAGAACTGACACTCAGAGAGATAAAGTCACATGCCTCAGTCCACACAGATGTAAATGGTAGAGGAGGGTCCAGCTTGGGTCTTCTGACCCCCACAGAGCTCTATGCTCTATCCCACGGGCTTTAAAATGCTCCATTCCTCCTTTGTTACATACTCTGTCAGTTTCCAAGTTAGAGTACAAGACATCAAATGTCCACTCTTCTTTCTACAGAAATACCCACTATAAAGAGGATTTTCATGCTATGATCTTAGAATTTAATATATGCTTCTATAATAAAAAGTCATATATAAAATGCTTCTGCATTTTCCACAAACTCTTACAGAGAATATGATTCATTATCtagtatattttattaaaatatgggCCTAATGATGATAATAGTTTTAGGATTCAATTACCCCccaaaataatgataatacttTCACCTGCCCtaataaatgataaatttctgtgcatcagaaaagaaaatcttagtcACTGCTCTTTCTCACAATAGATATTTTCCTTTGATCTTGTCATCATCCTCCTTGGATTACTTAGATCTTCTTTCCCTATCCTCTATTCCACTTTCAATATTCTAGACATATTTGAATCCCACTCAGTTCACAACATCTGTCTTCACTACCCACTGCAGAGAAGCCCCCTTTTCTGAACAACACAATATGTTGCCTCTAGTTTGTGCACAGCTTATCACTTAACTGGTCTATATTGCCATCCTATCTCGGGTTCAAAATCCAGAATCAGAATTAAGTAACATTTATTGCATGCCCCACTATGTGATTGGCACCATGCTCAGGATTGTAACAGGTTACTTCTTTCAGGTCTGTATGCCCACCTTAATAGCTTACTAGCTGAAGTGTATATATCAACATACTCTTGTTTCCTAGCAGACTGTATAATATATAGGAAGCAGTTAGTAATCATCTGCTAGTGAAGGAGTTTGAGTCAATTTTCTCCCTTGACTTAAACTATACCAAAAAGTAGAACTGTCCTTAAAAACTTTTTCATCCAGCtgctcatttcacagataaggcaATGAGAtcaggagaagggaggtggctCACCTGAAGTTATACAGCAAGTAagatatctgttgaatgaataagtgaataaagatGAAACTCCTGACATAAGAATGAAGTGACAGAACAGTGAGCATACATAACAGTCATATTGTTAGTTTCTTTACACATTACCTTGGGCAATGTGTAAAATCTCATTCATTACCTGGATAAATCCAACTCCTGTAGTTCGGGGAAGTTGGAGAAGCTATGGTTGCCTAAATGCCTCAGGGGATTAAAGCTCAGGTCCAGTTTCTTGGTCGATGGAGGAATGTTGTTGGGAATTTTGTTGAGATTCAGCTCCGTGCATTTGTAAGTAATGTTAGGAACCACCTGCAATGATCACATATTAGATACAGTGTCTGAATTCATGCAGCTTAACTGCCttttccactctcctctcctAGGCCAGAACCTTGGAGACCTCCAGTATAAGCACAGgggccatccatccatccatccatccacccatctatcatCCAGTCATTCAcctgtccatccacccatctgtcatgcaatcatccatccatcatccagtTGCCCATTccatatatccatccatccacccatccattcattcatccgttcACTCACTTCTAAAATCTCTTACACCAGATTTGGAACAGGGAGCACCTACTATGTCCCTGGTTTTCTAACCTCTACCTTCACGATGACAGCATTTAGAGTCAATGGAATGAAGTAGTAAAGAGCTGAGGCTTTGGAGTCAAAAGTCCTGCATTTCACCCAGTTCTTCCCATTTCACCCAGTTCTTCCATGTGATTTGGGGCAAAGTGT
It encodes:
- the TLR4 gene encoding toll-like receptor 4, with product MMSPTRLAGMLIPAMAFLSCLRPESWEPCVQVVPNITYKCTELNLNKIPNNIPPSTKKLDLSFNPLRHLGNHSFSNFPELQELDLSRCEIETIENDTYQGLNHLSILILTGNPIQKFSTEVFSGLSSLQTLVAVETNLQSLEDLSIEYLKNLKVLNVAHNLIRSFKLPEYFSNMTNLEYLDLSNNEIKVIYHSDLQVLHQMPLLNLSLDLSLNPLSFIQPGAFNEIKLHELTLRSNFDSTDVMKTCIQGLAGLKIHHLVLGEFKNERNLESFDKYLLEGLCNVTIEKFRIAFFDEFSEDITDLSNCLANVSTISLVHLFLKRPRYLPKNLRWQRLEMVNCEFEEFPKWELDSLKEFVFTANKGVSTFTEMKLESLEFLDLSRNDLSFKGCCSYTDLGTTRLKHLDLSFNDIITMSSNFLGLEQLEYLDFQHSTLKQSSDFSVFLSLRNLRYLDISYTHTQVVFKGIFDGLVSLQVLKMAGNSFQNNFLPNIFKDLTNLTILDLSKCQLEGVSQTAFGSLPKLQLINMSHNNLLSLDTLPYEPLPSLQILDCSFNRIVASTEQVRQHFPSNLVSLNLTRNDFACVCEHQNFLQWVKDHRKLLVKVEEMVCTKPLDMQDMPLLSFRNATCQRSKTIITVSVFTVLMVSLVAVLVYKFYFHLMLLAGCKKYSRGESTYDAFVIYSSQDEDWVRNELVKNLEEGVPPFQLCLHYRDFIPGVAIAANIIQEGFHKSRKVIVVVSRHFIQSRWCIFEYEIAQTWQFLSSRAGIIFIVLQKVEKSLLRQQVELYRLLSRNTYLEWEDSVLGRHIFWRRLRKALLDGKPWSPEETADAENN